A genomic segment from Diospyros lotus cultivar Yz01 chromosome 5, ASM1463336v1, whole genome shotgun sequence encodes:
- the LOC127801749 gene encoding uncharacterized protein LOC127801749 isoform X2 produces MADSEQERRQNSTKRKLRSTEEGPGGRPSKATRKEKRKTKEATVEQREPIEKLEESAENLEQPLGKLEDGPPWRNLQLVLSLQNKSIDLQRKVELAADYVKLRVSEVGDDHTESLEAVSISRVMVFLNNWVQSLLISSEKKIRAEGYKFQSEIIGSCLDYRCWEIFKYCLEESMKLHVSLSFSRDFLRVIHCIARDALSRLNVEAVSNVLELVQKIIDHDLDGCKMGLLVLELSYGVLEPFVKFLRIHPIRKNGFRDFVDKLLESLLHLLSVSHLRVNGSGPGLIQNLMKLIKEIFSHGLFHPLHMDGFMNLQSTGNYKVFEDGKPVDSEVIIKSYHRHLFDKLEKVLAGKNILAFSGVGEMFHLFINCVKNQKGASVRGGLRFLENNAVGYMSKDYSENDNVVLEKHNSASILNADARKSLLDFFVQIMEPLLQEFDIYLRADLDVGSVLLDVHRALGCANKVLSSFMHEKLYVRTEDATEGAFFNFLKVVYDKVLSFSSKVMQLWSSIDELNKRTKIGLLNSIAKDLVLAVCYLVEIEYDIVGNDLESLWLMIFSFATLDLSLSDATAAQHTLTSEIVHLGCQLVNLYSELRQVNNVIFSLCKMLRHLVLPDSFRELTGSKFMFSAPAFYGKYGKSYAESVSMVLCSKDFRTAIHNAIVAIPEGQVSGCIQQLKIDILESLEWIKVSCSLCAQNELAKWDPDRSKLCFDLQVELLGRGLSDIHALVLDSLTVTAGNSNLVRVSMKDLMAVLRLSMSNLVALHSNSVNEFLSEITGTAPSDSYKNDFPSTYWFLLFFFRQYMSCRSLCRQVLSLVPPDMARKMPAAMTDSVTAYSGKDWLEMTDWTCGGYFSWIVEPSASLFTVIQYVSDTYLKDNTADCSPLIYILNSMAIQRLVDLNRLIKCFEYLLQRNNNLVHTTLLEDAGASPYSKNSKKLRKFILRLKQEAADLTNFMMGHLPLLAKHQVSMFSLEDATNKNLDGQYLCKYDAWDFSVGSLNEKSLPSALWLIICQNIDVWCAHATKKKLKMFLSLLIQNSLLHEGSSCGDLAEQETSEPGHVKNVTTRQISLELLRHTVLYEQRFVRRHLASRFCQTLEKSVIAIFNNAGKVDLKSSPNWSEFLSIHDNSSVVVSGKKHVMDDHASVAEPISPSSKSVSIKHHKEQKSFLSPGVEFANCQTLLNFLCWIPKGCLNSKSLSLYATYIFNTERLVVGSLLDCHGTLYSHNLYELFRLFLSCRRALKSLIMGSCEEKMGASQCSLPVMFCQSSFPVLWLLKSLFSWIVPKRAFLGDISTEMKDVIFSLMDHTSYVFLILSKYHFIRAEKPYEEQRNGAVHDNSSFVDLDACLDSNEDIHMWETLGHMDEILKEQTNNILIFQREALSNGKVSVSLSVPELISLSSIISCSQGFLWGLASALDHIDYGSSNVKKKLSRWKHKSMGNLICSIDALAEYVNYFISMLVIKDGQLPGSFSDEQIHPISDGNDDLVSLKSSSLKGSGESVSRKRFRSKIVGHLDSIFAKCDSFELCSLKKSLLQGFLRGENPEAAFLLRQLFIASSALLRLNLQINCPSLSLSSVPILIGISQAVLVELANMVAVPSSFSLIWLDGIIKFLEELGNHFPLTNPELSRNVYIKLIELHLMAIGKCIALQGKKASLASHDTESSTKTLDGQMGLSESALSSWSYCLDEVKARLRKSFKVFIKKPLELHLLAAIQALEGALVGLRIGCTTNYEICTGSSNAGKVSSVVAAGIDCMDLVLEFVTGRKHLNVVKRHIQSLVACLFNIILHLQGPLVFYGNKISNKGNAYPDPGAVILMCIEVLTRVSGKHAIYQLSSFHVGQSLRIPSALFQNLFSIRISEGPSLPNSLRFLDNQDTEIVEGKDYCVVDRQFSIDLFAACCRLLSTVLKHHKSETEQCIVLLEDSISVLLHCLEMVDTATVVRKQYFAWEVQEAVKCAAFLRRIYEEMRQQKDVFARHCSLFLSNYIWTYSGYGPLRTGIRREVDEALRPGIYALIDACSADDLQHLHTVFGEGPCRSTLATLQHDYKLKFQYEGKV; encoded by the exons ATGGCCGATTCCGAGCAGGAACGACGACAGAATTCTACGAAGAGAAAGCTAAGGAGTACGGAAGAAGGACCAGGAGGCAGACCTTCCAAAGCGACTCGCAAAGAGAAGAGGAAAACAAAGGAAGCAACCGTAGAACAGAGAGAACCAATCGAAAAGCTTGAAGAATCGGCGGAGAATCTCGAACAACCACTTGGAAAGCTTGAAGATGGCCCTCCTTGGAGGAACCTACAATTGGTTTTATCCCTCCAGAACAAAAGTATCGATCTTCAAAG AAAGGTGGAACTAGCTGCTGATTATGTGAAGTTGAGAGTTAGTGAAGTAGGGGATGACCATACTGAAAGTCTGGAGGCGGTTAGCATTTCAAGGGTAATGGTTTTCCTCAACAATTGGGTCCAGTCATTGTTGATTTCTTCTGAAAAGAAAATTAGGGCCGAAGGGTATAAATTTCAGTCTGAAATTATTGGGTCTTGTTTGGATTATAGATGCTGGGAGATATTCAAGTATTGCTTGGAGGAGTCTATGAAACTGCATGTTTCATTGAGCTTCTCGAGGGACTTCCTACGGGTTATTCACTGCATTGCAAGGGATGCATTATCCAGGCTAAACGTGGAAGCAGTTTCGAACG TCCTTGAGCTTGTCCAGAAAATAATTGATCACGATCTTGATGGTTGTAAAATGGGCCTCCTGGTCCTGGAGTTATCATACGGCGTGCTTGAGCCATTTGTGAAGTTTCTGAGGATCCACCCTATTCGGAAAAATGGTTTCCGTGATTTTGTAGATAAGCTCCTCGAGTCCCTGTTGCATTTGTTGAGTGTGTCCCATCTTCGCGTCAATGGCAGTGGTCCAGGTTTGATTCAAAACTTgatgaagcttatcaaagaaatattttctcatgGCTTGTTCCACCCTCTACATATGGATGGTTTTATGAACTTACAAAGTACTGGCAATTATAAAGTGTTTGAGGATGGGAAACCCGTAGACTCAGAAGTTATCATTAAAAGTTACCATAGACACCTTTTTGATAAGCTGGAAAAAGTTTTGGCAGGGAAGAATATATTGGCATTTAGTGGTGTAGGAGAGATGTTTCACTTGTTTATCAATTGTGTTAAAAATCAAAAGGGAGCTTCCGTTAGAGGAGGTTTGAGGTTTCTAGAAAACAATGCTGTTGGTTATATGTCCAAAGACTATTCTGAGAATGATAATGTAGTTTTGGAGAAGCATAATTCCGCAAGTATTTTGAATGCAGACGCAAGAAAGTCACTCCTTGATTTCTTTGTGCAAATTATGGAGCCCTTGTTGCAAGAGTTTGATATCTATCTTCGAGCTGATCTGGATGTTGGATCTGTGTTGTTGGATGTTCACAGGGCACTTGGTTGTGCCAACAAAGTTCTTAGCAGCTTTATGCATGAAAAACTGTATGTACGAACAGAGGATGCCACTGAAGGAGCCTTTTTTAATTTCCTGAAAGTTGTCTATGACAAGGTGTTGTCATTCTCTTCCAAAGTAATGCAACTGTGGTCATCAATAGATGAACtaaataagagaacaaaaattgGGTTGTTAAATTCAATAGCCAAGGACCTTGTTCTTGCTGTATGTTACTTGGTAGAAATTGAATATGACATTGTTGGGAATGATTTGGAGAGCTTATGGCTGATGATTTTCTCTTTTGCTACTCTTGACCTCTCTCTTTCAGATGCAACAGCAGCTCAGCACACATTAACTTCAGAGATAGTTCACCTTGGATGCCAGCTTGTTAATCTTTATAGTGAACTTCGCCAG GTTAACAATGTGATTTTTTCACTATGTAAAATGCTGAGGCATTTGGTGTTGCCGGACAGTTTCAGAGAATTGACTGGTTCAAAATTTATGTTTAGTGCACCTgctttttatggaaaatatggCAAATCATATGCAGAATCAGTGAGTATGGTATTATGTTCAAAAGATTTCAGGACTGCCATTCATAATGCTATTGTTGCCATACCAGAAGGGCAAGTCAGTGGATGCATTCAACAgttaaaaatagatattttggAATCCCTAGAATGGATTAAAGTTAGTTGTTCATTATGTGCTCAAAATGAACTTGCGAAATGGGACCCAGATAGAAGCAAGCTGTGCTTTGATCTGCAAGTGGAACTTCTGGGAAGAGGTTTATCTGATATTCATGCATTAGTTTTGGATTCACTAACTGTAACAGCAGGTAACAGTAATCTGGTCAGAGTTTCAATGAAGGATCTGATGGCAGTATTACGCCTTAGCATGAGTAACCTGGTTGCATTGCACTCAAACAGTGTTAATGAGTTCCTCTCAGAAATTACAGGAACAGCTCCTAGTGATAGTTACAAAAATGATTTTCCTTCCACTTACTGGtttcttctgtttttctttCGCCAATACATGTCCTGTAGAAGCTTATGCAGGCAAGTGCTTAGCCTTGTGCCTCCAGATATGGCAAGAAAAATGCCAGCAGCGATGACTGACTCTGTTACAGCATACTCTGGCAAAGATTGGCTGGAGATGACTGATTGGACATGTGGGGGCTATTTTTCATGGATTGTTGAACCTTCAGCTTCTCTTTTCACTGTTATACAATATGTGTCAGATACTTATCTTAAGGACAATACTGCGGATTGTTCTCCTTTGATTTATATATTGAACTCAATGGCTATTCAGAGGCTTGTTGATTTAAATAGGCTGATAAAGTGTTTTGAGTATCTACTGCAAAGAAATAACAATCTAGTTCATACCACGTTGCTGGAAGATGCTGGTGCCTCTCCTTACAGTAAAAACAGCAAGAAGTTGAGAAAGTTTATCTTGCGTTTGAAGCAAGAGGCAGCAGATCTAACTAACTTCATGATGGGACACCTCCCATTGCTAGCTAAACACCAAGTATCTATGTTCTCATTAGAAGATGCTACTAATAAAAACTTAGATGGCCAATATCTGTGTAAATATGATGCATGGGATTTTTCTGTGGGTTCCTTAAATGAAAAGTCATTGCCTTCTGCACTTTGGTTGATTATTTGCCAAAATATTGATGTCTGGTGTGCTCATGCcactaaaaagaaattgaagatgtTTCTCTCACTATTAATCCAGAATTCTCTATTGCATGAGGGAAGCAGTTGTGGTGACTTAGCGGAGCAGGAAACTAGTGAACCTGGCCATGTAAAGAATGTCACAACACGTCAAATCTCATTGGAACTTCTCAGACACACTGTTCTCTATGAGCAAAGG TTTGTTCGCAGGCATTTGGCATCAAGATTTTGCCAGACCTTGGAGAAGTCAGTCATAGCCATATTTAATAATGCTGGCAAGGTTGATTTGAAATCATCACCCAATTGGTCAGAGTTCTTAAGCATCCATGACAATTCATCAGTGGTTGTTTCTGGCAAGAAACACGTTATGGATGACCATGCTTCAGTGGCAGAACCAATTTCTCCTTCATCTAAGAGTGTGTCTATTAAGCATCACAAGGAACAGAAATCCTTTCTTTCACCTGGTGTGGAGTTTGCAAATTGTCAGACTTTGCTCAACTTTTTGTGTTGGATTCCAAAAGGATGTTTGAATTCTAAATCTTTGTCACTGTATGCAACCTACATTTTCAACACTGAGAG GCTAGTAGTCGGAAGCTTATTGGATTGCCATGGTACTTTATACTCGCATAATCTCTATGAGCTCTTCAGATTGTTTCTATCTTGTCGCCGAGCCCTTAAAAGCCTAATAATGGGATCCTGTGAAGAGAAGATGGGCGCCAGTCAATGCTCCCTCCCTGTGATGTTCTGCCAGAGTTCATTTCCTGTTTTATGGCTTCTAAAATCATTGTTTTCTTGGATTGTGCCTAAACGTGCATTTTTGGGAGATATTTCTACCGAAATGAAAGATGTGATATTTTCATTGATGGATCACACATcatatgtttttttaatattaagcaAATATCACTTTATCCGTGCAGAGAAGCCCTATGAAGAACAAAGAAATGGTGCTGTCCATGATAATAGCAGTTTTGTTGATCTTGATGCATGTTTAGATTCTAATGAAGATATCCATATGTGGGAAACTTTGGGCCATATGgatgagattttaaaggaaCAGACAAACAATATACTCATCTTTCAAAGGGAGGCACTTTCTAATGGAAAAGTGAGCGTGAGTCTTAGTGTTCCTGAACTCATTAGCTTGTCTTCTATCATTTCTTGCTCTCAAGGTTTCTTATGGGGCTTGGCTTCTGCCTTGGACCACATAGATTATGGAAGCagtaatgttaaaaaaaaattatcaagatGGAAACACAAGTCTATGGGTAACCTTATCTGTTCCATAGATGCATTAGCTGAGTatgtaaattatttcataaGTATGTTGGTTATTAAGGATGGCCAGTTGCCTGGTAGTTTCTCTGATGAGCAAATTCATCCTATATCAGATGGCAATGATGATTTAGTGTCTTTGAAGTCGTCTTCATTGAAAGGGTCTGGTGAAAGTGTTTCAAGAAAAAGGTTCCGCTCAAAAATTGTGGGTCACTTGGACAGTATTTTTGCCAAGTGTGATTCATTTGAGCTGTGTAGTTTAAAGAAGTCTTTGTTGCAAGGCTTTTTAAGAGGTGAAAATCCTGAAGCAGCTTTTCTTCTTCGGCAGCTCTTTATTGCTTCTTCTGCTCTTCTGAGGTTAAATTTACAGATAAATTGTCCTTCCTTGTCATTAAGCTCAGTGCCAATTCTTATAGGTATTTCACAAGCCGTGTTAGTGGAGTTGGCTAACATGGTTGCAGTACCAtcctcattttctttgatttggtTGGATGGTATCATTAAGTTTCTTGAAGAGCTTGGGAATCATTTTCCTTTAACCAATCCTGAGTTGTCTAGAAATGTTTATATCAAGCTGATAGAATTGCATTTAATGGCTATAGGAAAATGCATTGCTTTACAGGGGAAAAAAGCTAGTTTAGCATCTCATGACACAGAATCAAGTACCAAGACATTAGATGGCCAGATGGGATTATCTGAATCTGCTCTTTCCAGTTGGTCATACTGCTTAGATGAAGTTAAAGCCAGGTTGAGGAAATCATTTAAAGTTTTCATCAAGAAACCATTGGAGTTGCATCTGCTGGCTGCAATTCAGGCCTTGGAGGGTGCACTAGTTGGACTGAGGATAGGCTGCACAACAAATTATGAGATATGTACTGGCAGTTCAAATGCTGGGAAGGTTTCTTCAGTTGTTGCAGCTGGCATTGACTGCATGGACTTAGTTCTTGAATTTGTTACAG GTCGCAAACATTTGAATGTTGTCAAAAGACACATTCAAAGCTTAGTTGCCTGCCTGTTCAACATCATTCTGCATTTGCAGGGTCCATTGGTCTTCTATGGGAATAAAATCTCAAATAAAGGTAATGCTTATCCTGATCCTGGAGCAGTAATTCTTATGTGCATTGAAGTACTGACTAGAGTTTCTGGAAAACATGCCATCTACCAATTAAGTTCCTTCCATGTTGGACAATCCTTGCGCATACCATCGGCACtgtttcaaaatcttttctctATTAGAATTTCAGAGGGGCCTTCTCTACCTAATTCTCTGAGGTTCTTGGATAATCAAGATACTGAGATTGTAGAAGGCAAGGACTATTGTGTCGTAGACCGACAGTTCTCTATAGACCTGTTTGCTGCATGTTGCCGGTTACTGAGTACTGTTCTTAAGCATCATAAAAG TGAGACTGAGCAGTGTATTGTTCTTCTTGAAGATTCAAtttctgttcttcttcattgtttAGAGATGGTTGATACTGCCACAGTGGTTAGAAAACAGTACTTTGCATGGGAAGTACAAGAAGCTGTCAAATGTGCTGCTTTTCTCCGGAGAATTTATGAAGAG